In Mercenaria mercenaria strain notata chromosome 13, MADL_Memer_1, whole genome shotgun sequence, a single window of DNA contains:
- the LOC123529871 gene encoding forkhead box protein fkh-2-like — protein sequence MHHHSMTMQGGYLDTSGFQNGIYGTLGYDGSSIKLHHGHYPETQDTCYPGYSNTLSGGSVHYAAARDPPSYSESTVYQNGYIPNSTSSYYKMAGSGDFGVPRDSTGMLLKTDVIDSNLTDNVNIINHRFETENTVTDINSVQPESQTQANNNTSGLKLEEISEFKTDLSLQDSVSPNNSSECLTVDIKDQETCSKADDIIESETGGVVAEEDNARGNSEVKPALSYIALIAKAILESNQKRLSLGSIYSWIEKNYPYYVNKGQGWRNSVRHNLSLNDCFIKAGRCEDGKGNYWAIHPANIQDFMRGDFRQRRRSRRRGRKKDCDLGMYHVTNGYIGTSPSLAPAVPFNPTPALSSIYSPYTEAERRAYRLDDALLRQNMNNPFMKWYHGNNSYGNQTPGCNTGMYGSSSPQWQPGYTDQTTYPLNAFSPRNYAAPALV from the exons ATGCATCACCACTCTATGACAATGCAAGGTGGTTATTTGGATACAAGTGGATTCCAGAATGGAATTTACGGAACTCTGGGATATGATGGCAGTTCTATAAAACTACATCATGGACATTATCCGGAAACACAAGACACGTGCTACCCTGGTTACAGCAATACTTTGTCTGGAGGAAGTGTTCATTATGCCGCCGCACGTGATCCGCCATCTTATTCCGAGTCAACAGTTTACCAGAATGGATACATCCCAAATTCTACATCTTCTTACTACAAAATGGCAGGATCTGGTGATTTCGGCGTTCCTAGGGATTCAACTGGAATGCTTTTGAAGACAGATGTAATTGATTCTAATTTGACAGACAATGTGAACATAATAAATCATcgttttgaaactgaaaataccGTGACAGATATAAATAGTGTACAACCAGAGTCACAAACGCAAGCAAATAACAATACATCGGGTCTCAAACTTGAAGAAATATCCGAATTTAAGACAGACCTTTCTTTACAAGATTCAGTGTCTCCTAACAATTCATCAGAGTGTTTGACTGTTGATATTAAGGATCAAGAGACATGCAGTAAGGCGGATGACATTATAGAAAGTGAAACTGGCGGAGTTGTTGCGGAAGAGGATAACGCGCGTGGAAATTCTGAAGTTAAACCAGCGTTGTCATATATCGCTCTTATAGCTAAAGCCATTCTGGAATCCAATCAGAAAAGACTGAGTTTGGGTTCCATTTATTCTTGGATTGAAAAAAACTATCCGTATTATGTGAACAAAGGTCAAGGCTGGAGGAATAGTGTACGGCATAATCTGTCTTTAAACGATTGTTTTATAAAGGCCGGACGGTGCGAGGACGGGAAAGGAAACTACTGGGCGATCCATCCTGCAAATATCCAAGACTTCATGCGCGGGGATTTCAGACAAAGACGGCGCTCAAGGAGACGTGGTCGCAAGAAGGACTGTGACCTTGGGATGTATCACGTGACCAACGGCTACATCGGCACTTCCCCTTCGCTGGCACCGGCTGTTCCCTTCAATCCAACACCAGCACTCAGCTCGATATATTCACCCTATACAGAAGCCGAGCGCCGGGCCTATAGACTTGATGACGCTTTACTGCGTCAAAACATGAACAATCCTTTCATGAAATGGTACCATGGCAACAACAGTTATGGCAACCAGACACCCGGATGTAACACGGGAATGTATGGCAGTTCCTCACCACAATGGCAGCCAGGTTACACTGATCAGACTACGTACCCGCTCAATGCATTCTCGCCAAG aaattaTGCTGCTCCAGCACTTGTGTGA